ATCATATATTGAcctatctatcctgaggataggccatcacaatcttggacaacccctttaagcatgactTACACTTTACTCAGATGCAAATTGTTGCATTTCTTCCTACAGGCAACATATAAAACCGGTTGTAAATCTACAGCGCATCGCTACGCTAAACAGCACTGCTGACACAAGCAAGCATGGTCCTACCTTGATGGAAGCTTCTCTAGGGCACTGCCAAAGCCTAAATTTAAGACACTCTTGCAATATCCTACTTTGTACACACTAATAgactcaaacactggagcataaactgTGAATGCCACAGCAAAATCGAAGGGACAGGAACCGGCAAGCAAGGCTTCCTTCTCTTTGATCTGTGTCGGCACCAGTCCGGCCTCTGACTGGGAGAAATGGGATGTGAGGCTGGAAAAAATACATCAAatatgacttctttttttttttaccaaagtgGTAGTGGAAAAGTACAATCCAGTGCATTCTATCATCAAATATAAAAAGGTAAAGATTGGGTCACACCGTCCTAGACGGTTGTATCTCCCAGGATCTGGAGCCTCCCAGTTCTAACTAGTAGGAAGTGCCCTCCCCGTGTGAACACGACGCAGAGTTTCCTGGATTATCGGACTTTGCGCAGCGAGGGCTGCCTGTGGGTTGAAGAGCTTTCCTCGCtacaggcctttttctccaaaccGATTTGTTCGCCTTCGTCTTCCATTTGGGTGAGCAACATTTCTGGATCCAGCAAGCAGCTGGAGTCTTCCTCGCTGGTACCGATGACCGAATCAAAGACTGCAACAGTCTCTTCCAGATCGGCGCACTTGTTAGCGACCCCTCCGCTCGCGTCATGCACGTTTGCAGGATTTGCTGCTTTAATGTCACCCAAGCCTCCATCTGCCTGCTCGGCAATGGCCGCCTTCCCTGGACTGCTGTTTTCATCCTCCTGGGCAGGCAGTTCGGCTTGCACGTGGCTCTTTTTCTCCAGTTTGgatcgctaaaaaaaaaaaaaaggaggggggggggggggggggtgcattgaATTAGGGATGAATTAATAAGCGGTGAGTAGGTGGAGGCCAAGATCAGACCTGGAATAATACCCCTATTAATTACAGATAGGCAGTGCACAGATTTAGGGTCAGTTCAGACATGGTGCATTTGCAGTGGGAATTCCACccgaaaatacatatggttgggGTTTTGAAAACACCACCTTCCTATCCACATCATGTTCTTTAGGTTGCAAGTAGGGGTGACATCCATTGTGAATTCTTAGCGAAAAtccaaatatggattttgctgcagaATCAGCACGGATCAATATTCCGCCGTGTCTAGACTTACTAGCCTCCCTAACCATCCGCTCTGCCTAGACAGTGCCAGAACAGTTTAGGACTTTGTCAAGGGGTGGCAATGCCAAAACATTCGCCTATGGGTATCTAGCACGCATAAATGCCATCGTTTTTCACCCTATGCTTTGCAAAGgtggaaatctgcagcataaatggGCGCGCTGTGGATTTAAAATCAGCGTAAGTTTCCGTGCGGATTCAACACAGATTTGCTTCAGCCTCAAAGAGGATTTCCAAGAACTGGAGCCACTTACAATTGCGGAGtagaggtccgactcacagccgtGGCCTTTcctgttactggtcacatggccgtTCTGAAGCACAAACTCTTTCAGGCGAATGCGACTGAGCTGCtatgccaagcacagccgctatccaatgtACGGTGCCATGCCTGGTATACTATGTGGCAGCTGCAGCGCTTGTTTGAGCACTgctgccccttcaaacagctaatcagcaggggtcccgtgATGCAGACTCCCACcaaacagatattgatgacctatcatgaggagaggtcatcaatcttTAAAAAGGAGCTTTACAGGATTTTTACACcttcaggataggctatcaatatcagattgtggggGTCTAATACTCTgcaccccctgctgatcagctattcGGCAGTAGAACTAATCCGAATCGCTGATCGGCAGGTGTGCAAGGAGTcagaaccccaccgatctgatattgatggaggATAAGCATTCATCATAAAAATCCTGAAGAACCCCATTTAATCCTATacctcataaaaaaaattaaaaaaaatataataataattaaattaaCAGTTGATTAACTAAAGGACCTCAATTTAGTTTCAAGCCATCTTACAGCTGATCCTACGTGACAGGCAGGAAACTTTTtgctctgactggttgctatgcacAAAAACTATTAATTCCTGAAGCTGATGCTGAGCTCTGTAAAGTGGGAGGGAAACGAGCAAGAGGAAAGATGATCAGAAAAGCCATGTGATGACATACGACACACAGTGATCTAGAACAACAGCTAAGGACACCTGATAGGGTGCTGATGTGACGGCAGAAACAGAGAGCGGGCGTATCAAACAAAACAGAAGCCAGGCCATGCAACAGGAGAAGGGTCTAACCTGGACGTTCTGAAAATGCACCAGGGACTTGCAGTGTGTGAGCCGAGCAGCAGAGTCACTAGGATAGAATTTGTGACACAGCCTGCAGAGATAACCCGCGACGGGGACCATATAATCCAGGCCTGTGAAACGGGAGGGCAAATCACAGAATGGATATCAAAAGGGGGAAACACAAAATAAAGAACAGAGCAGAGAACATGAGCAGGGAGATGGCGGGATGGATGGATGTTTCACAGACAACAGATAATGCACAAGACTAAGAGCCGATTCCTACGGCCAAAGTGGTAGAGGACAGGTCCAGCAGGAAACAGTAGGAGGAGGTTGTCTGAAAGCATAGGGATAGAAGCCATGTTGATAATGCAGCGCTTCCCTGGATAGAGCTCAATCTGACCCTCCAACCCTGGGACTCGGGTATACGTCAGATACAGGCAAGTACTCACCATAGGCCGTATCTGCATTgtattcttcctcctcttcttcttggaGGTCAGCAATATTGTCCTCTACCTTAGCCTGCAAAAAACAGCTAGCTCAACTAGGTGCTTGACTACAAAACGGTTAATAACGATGCAAACAGTGGTGAGAAGCAAGACCACGAAAAGATCCATCTACCTAACATCCGGCCTGAGCTTTAGCAAATTCACCAAATCATTCGAATGGGCCTGATGTAATATTTCATTCCCTCTTTAAAATAAGTGACTGCACACAGCCCAAGTCCTGGAGCAGACGGCGGAGCGATAACAGCAGATCAGCAGGGGGGCTTCTATACGAGAAGGTGTTGCCCAGTCAATTATCTTTACAAGGAAAATGAACCAGGggctaaaggctgtattacactggacgATAATCGCTAGCAATCATCTTGCaatgtaatactgccgccaattgcggttcatcgggtaattcagatttttaagcatgcttgtaggcggattgtgctgtctaatagcGATCTGTCACTGGCAAACTAttagacagcatggggacgagcgatggtatagcgatcgctcctccccaggcTGCGGAAGAGATCGCTCATGCAATGGCAACAATCGGCTCCGCTAGCTAGCAAGCAACTGCTGGGAGCAAAcaattccttcccaacaattgcttgctgatctgcctgtctaatacaggcattagaccaggcatgctcaacctgcggccctccagctgttgtaaaactacaactcccaaaatgccctgctgtaggctgatagctgtaagctgttcgggcatgctgggagttgtagttttgcaacagctggagggccgcaggttgagcatgcctgctttagactATGTTCACATATGGTATATAGGTCAGAATATACAGTGGGCATATTCCCAGACATATGCCGCTATAAAGTCATATAGTAGCTTAAATcaacctaaaaaaaataaaaaataaaaataaattatgtatATGGTTTAGCTTCCCCTGGGTATACACTTAACATGttcaataaatgtcccccaccgatctaatagttatccccttatCCTGTTGATAGGTGATAATTTTCTctaactggaatatccctttaaatgggttgtcctggAGTTcaccattgatggcctatccttaggacaggccatcaatacctGATTGGCGGTGGTCTGACACCTCACAatcccgccgattagctgttctGCAGTGGCTCTGGAATGACATAGCTCTGTCCGCACCACTgcctccactgaagtgaatggctaTTCCAGAACAGCTATCAGCAAGGGTTCAGTGTTTTAGACTCCCGCTGATCAGGTAGTGATAGTCTACCCTATAGGAAAatcgtggacaacccctttaaggctctagTATTGAGGATagtatacatatctacagcagtGGTCTGAAACCTGTGGCTCTTCAGGTGTAAAGATACAACTCCAAGCATACCATGACAGTTGAAGGCTTTCAAGGCATGCTGGAGGCTGTAGTTCTCAAACAGCTGCAAACCAGTGATCTATAGTGAAGAATTAACATTAGGGACTGTAAAAAGGATGTCCTGGCATCTTGACATAGGCACCCAAATATAAAGATACCTTCTGTCTATCGGTAACAGATAAAGTGTTTCTGAAATGTTGTGTGATATACATGGTGGGGAGACAAGGGCCATTGATTGTACTGcagataaagttaaaaaaaaactccaattgaaaaaaaatttagggtaATTTAAATTCACAAGACTTTCTATaaagtttttgcatttttttttttaccgggtgACATTCTACGTCTTcagaaatgtcatcagcactgatgcCCTCTTCCTCGTCatcgtcatcatcatcctcctcgtcctcaaaACAGCCCACGGCGTCCACTGTGATCATGTCCTCTGACTCCTCTGGACTCCATGTTTCTTTCTCACGTAGCTTGACCTTTAGAAGATGATAAGAGTCAGGGATTAGGAGACATGTATATTCCTTTAATGTAGTAAAATCCATGTATGACTATGTAAGAAGTGCATTCAGTAGTCTAGGAGGCTACGCACTCCACATAAATACAGCCTTTCAGATTGACAGCTTGTAGGCCAAGAGGTAACAGGACATGTTTTCTCCCAGAATGCTTGGCATGCGTTATGCATGATGAATACTAGAAGCAGGAGAGAGAAAACCTCCTGGTGGGTATACAAATCTGTATGTACTGAAGGAATTGGCACCCAACACCCTTTGCATTGCCTTCCCTTTCCCCCTTTTACCTCTTGGGATTTCTGCTTGTGCTCAGGAGATTTCATGTGCTCCACAAACTTGCGAGGAGTCTTGAAGTGGCGGCTGCAGACTGTGCAGAATGGTCTTAAGGAGCGTTTAGCCATCTgaaagcagagaaagcctcttTACTGTACTATATCATTACTGTACTATATATTGATTACTATATCAATACACAGTATGAGTGCTACATGCTAATGAGGAGACCCTCCTGGCTAACTGGCAAACCATGATTGCGTGGCTGAATTCTCTTGTTAATGTGCAATGAAGATGGTCAATCTGCCAAGGGGTTCAACCAAGTGTCATTACCACCTTGCTCACCATCACACACCCTATGGTGGCAGTACAAAAGCTGCTATAGTTGTTTTATGTCGGACATAAGCGAAGCATTAAAGGGTCTCACACTACAAACacctcttttaggctactttcatactcgcgttaggtgcggatccgttcagataatacaatcgtctgcatccgttcagaacggatccttttgtatcatctttaacatagccaagacggatctgtcttgaacaccattgaaagtcaatggaggacggatcctttttctattgtgccagattgtgtcatagaaaatggatctgtcccattgacttgcactgtgtgtcagaacggatccgtttggcttagtttcgtcagacggacaccttttggtgtccgcctccaaagcggaatggagatggaacggaggcaaactgatgcattctgagcggatccttttccattcagaatgcattagggcaaaactgatccgttttggaccgcttgtgagagccctgaacggatcacacaaatggaaaccaaaacgccagtgtgaaagtagccttaggatatggcctattagggcatatggatgtcatatgaacccccccccctctatgagCCAGAGTGCAGGGCAGCTAAGTAACACTCTCTATCACTGTGGTGGAACCGGCCCGTCCATGTATTACATTTGTAGAGATCCGTGAATTAGAAATAGACGGCTGCTTTTTCCCCCACAAACAGAACCAcacttgtccatgggttgtgtctggtaatgATGCTCaactccactgaagtgaatgtggatgagctgcaataccacacacaacctgtggacaggtgtgggactgtttttggaagaaagcagctatgtttttctaagggctcattcagatggccgcaaATGTCTGGCACTATGatcgaaatgactattcttgtccgtaattggggacaagaataggacttgctctatctttcttgAAGGGTCACGGAACAGAACTACGGATTCAaacagcacacagtgttctgtcggcatcttttgcagccccactgaaatgaacgggtgcggacccattcatacggttgtCTGAATGAATCCTAATCCTGTACAACCTTTTTAAATGGCCGTGGCTTAATACTAGACTTCCCCTGTGGTTGTTGCCACTGGTGTAAAGTATGGCTGGATACAACTTACACCAGAAGGTTGTCTGTCCAGTAcgtttttttatgaaaaataaagaaagaaaccTAAAAAACTCAAAATGGCGTTACATAAATAGGTGTGCCAGTCAACTGGGCTAAGTGACAATAACAGACACAATTCATGGgcaagagtggtgctgtttctagaaaagaaaaaaagaccctTTTTGGAATCAGACATAATCCTATCACCTGAAACTAAACAGATACCTTGTGTTCCTGAGTCCGGCGATGTCTGATGAGATCACAGTTGAAGTGAACCTGGCAGACGTTGCACCACCTCATCTGCTTCTTCTTActggaaaaaacaaaagaaaataatatttcACATTTCCAAGGTTCACAATAAGGCAGTCAGAGTACATGATATGTAGATATGTGTTCAGACGGCAGGGCAGATTCAGTAAATTAAGACCTGATGACGCGGGACCTGCGGCGGAAACTGCCAGTGATCAGAAGTTATCACTGGGGAGAGCTGCAAGGAGAGATGTGGTATTATATGGAAACCCATTTAAATGAGCTGTGGTGGCTTTCCGCTCATATAGGACATCCTTTTGCCCTAACAGAGCATATGGACCCTTTAAAAGGGCATTTCCAATATACCATGAACGTctgagatgcaggtcccacctggtTAGGAGGCCGCTGTATGCAGGTGGAGAATGAATGGAAGAGTGGCTACACATGTTCTCTGCTTTTTCTCTATTTCCCATAGCTATGAATAGAGAAAGCACAAGCAACTTTCCATTCATCCTCCACCTGGATGCTGCAGCCACCCTCACCAGGTAGATTGTGAGACCCCTGCATTTATCCGGCTGTTATAGGATATTCTTGTTCTATCTCCTACATTACACTGGCATAACAATCCTGCGTCACTTACCCATCTCTGCCTCCCATGACACCCTGACTATCTTTCGCAGTGGGAAGAAGAGTGACCAGGCAGGCATTACTGACATGCTGGATTTCCTGGATCTTTTGGTGATGCCGAGCAGTCACTAGATGAGACTGGAAATTCTGAAAATAAGGATTGACATTTAAGAAGGTTAGCGATGAGCGAAATGCTAGTTaccgtaaccttgtacattatcgGTGTCTGGGGGTACCTGCAGGCTGTGGTAGCTGGTTTTGCAGATATAGCAGCAGAACCTGGCGCCGCCGGTTGTCGAGCTGCCAGATGCTCGGCTCTTTTCGGCACATGCCggctgcagggctgtggtgcGACTCTCTCTGCGAACCTGGATAGTGACTTTTAATGCACGTCCACCACTTATACCCTAGCACGGAGGAAAGCGCAACTTATCATCATGGGACACTGCAGAGGTAAACGTGAACCTCTATAATTGTATCTCTGCACCAACCTCTGGAGACTGTGACTCCACGCTGCGTTCCTCAGCAACATCTTCTGCATCTGCTgctgaccctgcaaaaaataaaaaaataaatggagccCATGCAAGACAAAAGCTTCTCAGAATTGTTCTATATACTCCGCTATGGGGAACTCCCCAATTGCCTCATATGTGGGATCCTATGGAATAGGTGTGTCATTCAGTAAATGGCTGTTCTTTAAATCTGAGCAAGAGAGAAGTCAATGAGAACTGCTTCTAGCTCTGTATTCATGAGACTGCATACACTGCGTACAAAAGCCTGGCCTCATTTCCCGtaattgccttaaaggggttatccaatttcaagaacacccccccacatgtgctgggcccctcaccggtaatatacttaccccgccgcttctccctgcacacggatgaaaacatccggtgtagggggggagcagtcaatggcaggaggggacgagcctccctagcgtcacccatgATGCAAGGGAGGCTCGTACcagttttcatccgtgtgcagggagaagcagcagccgtGTGGGAAcaaggagcggggtaagtatattaccggtgaggggcccgacacgttgggggaggggggtgttacttgaaattggataacccctttaaagttgttctctgggattttcatatcaatggcctatcctcaggataggccaattAACTGTTGGAGGAAACAGCGGTGttcaccggagctctggtgagcgccacagcctcctcacagctcaccaagcacagcgccgcacattgtatagtggcagtgcttggtattgcagctcagtcgcattcacttaaatgggactgagctgccctTGGCCAAGTGACCAataaacgtgatgtcactggcctaggaagaagcctTAGTGTTCGATTAGTGCCACAGTCTCTTCGTACAGCTAATCAGCAGTTGGTGAGAGAAGGTTGTAcgagtcagaccccaccaatttgatattgatgacctatcctgaggatatatcatctgtagtgttgagcgaactttgtgtttcaagttcgtcgTAcagggttcgggttatctaagaattccgttatggaatcCGCTACCACGgagcataagttatggtccgtggtagcggaatccataacggaattcttagataacctgaaccttgtacgccaaacttgaaacacaaagTTCACTCATCCTTAaaacatcagtatcaaaatccagcAGAACCCCTTTAGCTGTCAGCTGAATGATTGTTTGGCTGCCAGCTATGTCTCCTGACTCCCTTACATCTccctcatacacatacatgtatagcttggctgaacctgccagacacttctggtgtTAGCTTATCTCCCGGGAGGTCCCCATGGACATAAGAATGTTGGTCGATGTTGAGGTATAGAAGAGTTGGGCATTTTGAATTTCAACATGTCCAATCCTTTTGTTTTAAAGGGAGATAAGCGACCACCAGAATTATGGGGCAGTGGCTTattcctctctccctattgagaacacatgccAACCTTgaagattgtaagccctcgcggaCAGTGCCCTCTCTCCTTCTATACCATTTGgtaactcatcttgttcatgcttattgtcAGCATTATGTATGTAtaacccttttcatatgtacaatgCCATGGAagaaatggcgctttaataataataataataataataataataactgccCATGGGtatggaaggggaggggggggggcagctattaGCCAAAGGAGTGATTGGCCACGTGCTATCTAAAGTGTTGAACGCAGACTTGCATATGaaattaacttaaagggaacctgtcatcaactttatgctacccaCACTgacagcagaataaagtagagacaggtgagttcatttcagcggtctgtcatttataagttaaaagtaagtggttgccgagaacctacatcataatcattgcagactgggcctagaaaagagtcctggcctcctgagaagagtcctggttatccatgaattcctgctctcctgctgatgactgaccggcttctacctagttttctccctttctctctaggagagaactgccaatcatcagcaggtgggagggagagcaggagattaggaataaccaggactcttctcgggtagatttgactcttttcaaggcctgggctgcaatgattatgatgctagttctcggcaaccacttacttttagctcatgagtgacacaccgctgacatcagcatttctgtcactattttatgctgtcgTCAGtgcggtcagcataaagttgatgacaggttccgtttaaaggggttgtgccaagatatctgtaggataggggataagcatCTGATACGGAACACATTCACCACAGGAACGGGGGCCCTGAGCACCTGTATGAATGGAGGAGCAGGTGAGGCAGAATGGACTATGGGACTGCCTGAGATAGCCGTGTACAGTACATATCAATCTCAGGCAGTCCAAcagaaaatgaatggatcagCAGCGTGCATGCTTGATCTGCAGCGCCATTCATACAGGATTTCAGGACCCCTAGTCTCATGAGTAATGAGGTCCCAGCGgttggacccctaccaatcagatgcttatcccctatcctgggaATACAGGATTAGGCGATATCGTTGCACAACCTCCTTACCTGAACACCAGGTCCAGATGCCCTAATAACATTGAATTAGTGCAAGAAATGTAGCAAAATCAGGTGGCTGGGGCATCATACAGATACCCTAAAGCGAAGAGGAGTCTGTCCTACAGACTAGGGTTAGGAGTCAGCTGTACAGACAGACAGACCATCATGATGTGGGATCACGTGAAATGCCTACAGTTACCTTCTGCAGTGAAGCCGGCCACATCTGTACCAGTCCCCGAGCTGTGAAGAGAACAGACGCACACTGATCAGTCACATCACAGCGGAGACAGAAGGACAACCGTGCATTGTATAAAAGCAGAGTCCCACAGCTATATGTGAAAGAGAGATTGTCATGGGTTGTGCCCCCATATGTCTTCGGTTTCATACACCTGTAATACGGTGCCATGcagagacaccacaggacacacgAGACGCCTACGGCTCCACTAGGACTCAGGTTTCCACATGCTTTAAATTCTACTAGAAGAAAAGTTGTACGGCTGGAAGCGGATGTGGGTCGCAGTATGGATTTGCATCAATTTCATCTGAAAGGGACCTAAATCCGATACAGACAACGTGCACGGCTGTATGAGACAGACAGAGCTAAAGCTTATTATGAATGTGATTTTAGTTGTGGATTAAAACACAAGAGGGGGTTAAGCCGGTCATACATATTAGATGACGGTCAGCAGATCCTGGGGGCAGTCCGACTGACCCCCAAAAAGGACTGGCATGTTTAATGTTAAAGTAACTGTCCAAAAATGGATCAAGATGGCTGCTcccgtccaaaaaaaataaaccaacaaAACAGCACCACTCCTGTCCACAGGATGCGTGTGGTATTACAGTTCCAATCTATTCACTTGGAATGGGGctgaggtgcaataccagaaagcagccatgtttttctaatgttGTACAATTCCTTTTCAAAAGAGTTGTCCAAGAAAATGCACCTCAAGCTCTAATGATGTGAATGAGGCTCAGCCGCCATGCCTCATCCAATCTGTGGACTGGTGgaatgctgtttttggaagacagcagccatgtttttctcacCCTGTACAATCTCTTTGACATGTCCTTTTGATGAGCCGTACCAGTAGCTTATCCAAATCTCCCTAGGACAATAAACATGCCATCCATAGGCGATGTTGATGGGGTGAGACAGCATATCTAACGTATACGACCCCGCTATAGAGACCAGGGTACAGAGCACACATGCATGCACAGGACAGAAACTGTAGCCGGTTCACAGAAGAGCATGGGGCGATGATAGAGAAGGGAGGGGTGTTAGTGCAGCTTTGTAAGCATCTTTAGTTACCTCCTTGCTCTCTTGGCTGAAGGTTCAAGGGGGTCGGTAATGCTGCATTCAGTTAGATTTTCGGCGTCTGCAATGACAAGTTTGTGAAAGCAGACAGGGTACAAGAGCCAATGGGAGAAAATTAGCCACCACTAAAGACAGCAGGAAAGGAAATAAAGTACAAAGTTATGGCTTCTCAGCTTAGAAGACCAGTAACACCGCA
The Bufo bufo chromosome 8, aBufBuf1.1, whole genome shotgun sequence genome window above contains:
- the CIZ1 gene encoding cip1-interacting zinc finger protein isoform X1 is translated as MFNQQQQQQFHQLIQLQHLLQQQQHTVQQPAHHPQTAQHALPAQHAAPRQMPNPVQHQQPQQMLNLRAANPARLLNTHPMLQRALLMQQMQGNLRGLNMVGPPMPPFFTAAARHSILGIPPMGVTVKAPSMGFPPIPFQQSRVYHKDHYKSHDAKKGGDPSSFVPGKDPNGTHTARGNSELPPTASEADENLASEDAENLTECSITDPLEPSAKRARSSGTGTDVAGFTAEGSAADAEDVAEERSVESQSPEGISGGRALKVTIQVRRESRTTALQPACAEKSRASGSSTTGGARFCCYICKTSYHSLQNFQSHLVTARHHQKIQEIQHVSNACLVTLLPTAKDSQGVMGGRDGKKKQMRWCNVCQVHFNCDLIRHRRTQEHKMAKRSLRPFCTVCSRHFKTPRKFVEHMKSPEHKQKSQEVKLREKETWSPEESEDMITVDAVGCFEDEEDDDDDDEEEGISADDISEDVECHPAKVEDNIADLQEEEEEEYNADTAYGLDYMVPVAGYLCRLCHKFYPSDSAARLTHCKSLVHFQNVQRSKLEKKSHVQAELPAQEDENSSPGKAAIAEQADGGLGDIKAANPANVHDASGGVANKCADLEETVAVFDSVIGTSEEDSSCLLDPEMLLTQMEDEGEQIGLEKKACSEESSSTHRQPSLRKVR
- the CIZ1 gene encoding cip1-interacting zinc finger protein isoform X2, coding for MFNQQQQQQFHQLIQLQHLLQQQQHTVQQPAHHPQTAQHALPAQHAAPRQMPNPVQHQQPQQMLNLRAANPARLLNTHPMLQRALLMQQMQGNLRGLNMVGPPMPPFFTAAARHSILGIPPMGVTVKAPSMGFPPIPFQQSRVYHKDHYKSHDAKKGGDPSSFVPGKDPNGTHTARGNSELPPTASEADENLASEDAENLTECSITDPLEPSAKRARSSGTGTDVAGFTAEGSAADAEDVAEERSVESQSPEGISGGRALKVTIQVRRESRTTALQPACAEKSRASGSSTTGGARFCCYICKTSYHSLQNFQSHLVTARHHQKIQEIQHVSNACLVTLLPTAKDSQGVMGGRDGKKKQMRWCNVCQVHFNCDLIRHRRTQEHKMAKRSLRPFCTVCSRHFKTPRKFVEHMKSPEHKQKSQEVKLREKETWSPEESEDMITVDAVGCFEDEEDDDDDDEEEGISADDISEDVECHPAKVEDNIADLQEEEEEEYNADTAYAIQTGEKEPRASRTACPGG